The genomic DNA TAGATAAATATACAGTTCAATTTGAACTAGATAAACCTTTTGGATTATTTTTAACACACCTTACCTTACCTTATGGTTTAATTGTTAATGAAGATATTGTAGACGAATATGGTGATGATTTTAGACAACATCCTGTTGGTACAGGTCCTTTTAAGTTTGTTAGCTGGGAACATGATGATCGTTTAGTTATGGAAGCTAATGAAGATTATTGGGATGGAAGACCATATGTAGATGAAGTAGTGTATAGGGTTATTCCTCAGCCACTTACTGATATTGCTGAATTTGAAGCCGGTAACCTTGATTTAACTACTGTCCCTACTGAAGAAAGAGAAAGATGGTTAGGTAATGAGGAATGGCAGCCATATATTCATACTATGGCAGAACTTTCAACATATTATTTGGCTTTAAATGGTGATTTTGAACCATTAGATGATCCAAAAGTTAAAAAAGCTATTGATTATGCAATAGATAGTCAAATGGTAACTGAATCACTTTTCCCACATTATGTAGCTGCTAATGATGCAATTCCTGAAGGAATGCCTGGTGGCGCAGATGTAGAATTTAAAGCTGATGTTGAAAAAGCTAAAGAATTATTGGCAGAAGCCGGTTATCCAGATGGTTTTGAAATGGAACTCTGGGTAAGTGATGGTAGTACTTCTGTTAGAGTTGGA from Halanaerobiales bacterium includes the following:
- a CDS encoding ABC transporter substrate-binding protein, with product DKYTVQFELDKPFGLFLTHLTLPYGLIVNEDIVDEYGDDFRQHPVGTGPFKFVSWEHDDRLVMEANEDYWDGRPYVDEVVYRVIPQPLTDIAEFEAGNLDLTTVPTEERERWLGNEEWQPYIHTMAELSTYYLALNGDFEPLDDPKVKKAIDYAIDSQMVTESLFPHYVAANDAIPEGMPGGADVEFKADVEKAKELLAEAGYPDGFEMELWVSDGSTSVRVGGVLQALLGRVGIEVDLIKNDWSVFYSTVKNGNAPSYYLSWWADYADPYNFLNALYTSDRIVFNNETINSMLDKMASTTNQQERIRLSQEIIKMADQIGDPYVYLYHTSSSSIKQPWIKGEIYHQMYNADKLVTWWIDQDVKAEETN